One Mixta gaviniae genomic window carries:
- a CDS encoding response regulator transcription factor has protein sequence MTKTIARPLRVALLDDHPMIRAAFEICVSADPEITLVNTFGSSQQLVNELADLQLDVLVLDFLLGERELDGLALIKQLRNHFPRLNILIFSALESPAVVKMVLNAGVKGFIGKSQDMSEMVLAIRQVGMGRNWLSRDMAYEIEDLYVIDEASRSKPLDAAQKGSLYEKVKLLSPREVEVIRCFLNGMSVSQIAVKFKRSRKTVSGQKQSALRKLGLRSDNELFKYSGDLLSRS, from the coding sequence ATGACGAAAACCATCGCCCGGCCTTTACGGGTTGCGCTACTGGACGATCATCCGATGATCCGCGCGGCTTTTGAAATTTGCGTCAGCGCCGATCCGGAGATAACGCTGGTGAATACTTTTGGCTCCAGCCAGCAGCTGGTTAACGAATTGGCTGATTTACAGCTCGACGTGCTGGTACTCGATTTTTTACTTGGCGAGCGCGAACTGGATGGGCTGGCATTAATTAAGCAGCTGCGTAACCATTTCCCGCGTCTGAATATCCTGATCTTCTCCGCACTGGAAAGCCCTGCGGTGGTAAAAATGGTATTAAACGCGGGCGTAAAAGGGTTTATTGGCAAAAGTCAGGATATGAGTGAAATGGTGCTGGCGATTCGCCAGGTAGGCATGGGGCGCAACTGGCTGTCGCGCGATATGGCTTATGAGATAGAAGATCTCTATGTGATTGATGAGGCGTCGCGCAGCAAGCCGCTGGATGCCGCACAGAAAGGATCGCTCTACGAAAAGGTGAAGCTGCTTAGCCCGCGCGAAGTAGAAGTGATCCGCTGCTTTTTAAATGGCATGAGCGTTTCGCAGATCGCCGTTAAATTTAAACGCAGCCGCAAAACCGTCAGCGGGCAGAAACAGTCGGCACTCAGGAAACTGGGGCTGCGCTCTGATAATGAACTGTTTAAATACAGCGGCGATTTGCTCTCCCGCTCCTGA
- a CDS encoding NADPH-dependent 2,4-dienoyl-CoA reductase yields the protein MSISPSLFDPLDLGFTQLKNRVLMGSMHTGLEERPDGPQRLAAFYAERAANGVALIVTGGIAPSPEGVVTAGGSVLNSETQLPHHRLVTRAVHQHGGKIALQILHAGRYSYQPALVAPSPLQAPINPFTPQALTHDEIVQLIDHFARCAVLAQQAGYDGVEIMGSEGYLINQFLAVRTNQRDDDWGGDFTRRMRFALAIVAAVRAATGPHFIIIYRLSMLDLVPDGNTLEETIQLAQAIEAAGATLINTGIGWHEARIPTIATSVPRAAFGWVTRTLRQHLSLPLIATNRINQPEVAQRLLDEGCADMISMARPFLADAAFVSKAQAGRAAEINTCIGCNQACLDQIFAGRVTSCLVNPRACHETLMPERPAATRKTIAVVGAGPAGLAFAVNAAMRGHRVTLFDAAAEIGGQFNIARQIPGKEEFNETLRYYRTRLALLKVGMRLGCRADAEMLRDFDEIVLATGIMPRLPAIAGIDHPKVMSYLAVLRDKQPVGQRVAIIGAGGIGFDTASFLSHSDRAGSLESDLFCREWGIDQMLQQRGGLTRAQPQPSPRQIWLLQRKAGKPGAGLGKTTGWIHRSSLLARGVEMWGGVQYQRIDDAGLHLLRDGSAITLPVDQVIICAGQEPNRALAAPLQALGKRVHIIGGADVAQELDARRAIAQGTELALTL from the coding sequence ATGTCGATCTCCCCTTCGCTTTTCGATCCGCTCGATCTTGGCTTTACGCAACTTAAAAATCGCGTGCTGATGGGATCGATGCACACCGGCCTCGAAGAGCGGCCCGACGGGCCGCAGCGGCTGGCGGCCTTTTACGCCGAGCGTGCCGCCAACGGCGTGGCGCTGATTGTTACCGGCGGTATCGCGCCTTCGCCGGAAGGCGTCGTGACCGCAGGCGGCTCGGTGCTGAACAGCGAAACCCAACTGCCCCACCATCGCCTGGTGACCAGGGCGGTCCATCAGCACGGCGGCAAGATTGCGCTCCAGATCCTGCATGCCGGGCGCTACAGCTATCAGCCCGCGCTGGTCGCCCCTTCGCCACTGCAGGCGCCGATTAACCCTTTTACGCCACAGGCGCTAACGCATGACGAGATCGTGCAGCTGATTGACCATTTCGCCCGCTGCGCGGTGCTGGCGCAGCAGGCAGGCTATGACGGCGTGGAGATCATGGGTTCCGAAGGGTATTTAATTAATCAGTTCCTCGCGGTGCGCACCAACCAGCGTGATGATGACTGGGGCGGCGATTTTACGCGCCGCATGCGTTTCGCACTGGCGATCGTGGCGGCGGTGCGCGCGGCGACCGGCCCCCATTTCATTATTATCTATCGCCTGTCGATGCTCGATCTGGTACCGGACGGCAATACCCTGGAGGAGACCATTCAGCTGGCGCAGGCGATCGAAGCGGCGGGCGCCACGCTGATCAATACCGGCATCGGCTGGCACGAGGCGCGCATCCCTACCATCGCCACCTCAGTGCCGCGCGCCGCCTTCGGCTGGGTCACCCGCACGCTGCGCCAGCATCTGTCGCTGCCATTGATCGCCACCAACCGCATCAATCAGCCGGAGGTGGCGCAGCGGCTGCTGGATGAAGGCTGCGCGGATATGATCTCAATGGCGCGCCCTTTTCTGGCGGACGCTGCCTTCGTCAGCAAGGCGCAGGCGGGCCGCGCCGCGGAAATCAACACCTGCATCGGCTGCAACCAGGCCTGCCTTGACCAGATTTTTGCCGGCAGGGTCACCTCCTGCCTGGTGAACCCGCGCGCCTGCCATGAAACGCTGATGCCGGAACGGCCCGCCGCAACGCGAAAAACGATTGCAGTCGTGGGTGCCGGTCCCGCCGGGCTGGCGTTTGCCGTCAATGCCGCGATGCGTGGCCATCGCGTCACGCTGTTTGACGCCGCCGCCGAGATCGGCGGCCAGTTTAACATCGCGCGTCAAATCCCCGGCAAAGAGGAATTTAACGAAACCCTGCGCTACTACCGTACCCGGCTGGCGCTGTTAAAGGTCGGGATGCGGCTGGGCTGCCGCGCCGACGCGGAGATGCTGCGCGACTTCGATGAGATTGTGCTGGCGACCGGCATCATGCCGCGTCTTCCGGCGATCGCGGGCATCGATCATCCTAAGGTAATGAGCTATCTGGCGGTGCTGCGCGATAAACAGCCGGTCGGCCAGCGCGTCGCCATTATCGGCGCGGGCGGCATCGGCTTTGATACCGCCAGCTTTCTCAGCCACAGCGATCGCGCCGGCAGCCTGGAGAGCGATCTCTTCTGTCGTGAATGGGGCATCGACCAGATGCTGCAACAGCGCGGCGGCCTGACGCGTGCCCAGCCGCAGCCGAGTCCGCGTCAGATCTGGCTGCTGCAGCGCAAAGCGGGCAAACCGGGTGCCGGGCTGGGGAAAACGACCGGCTGGATCCATCGCAGCAGCCTGCTGGCGCGTGGCGTGGAGATGTGGGGGGGCGTGCAGTATCAGCGCATCGACGATGCGGGGCTGCATCTGCTGCGCGACGGCAGCGCGATAACGCTGCCGGTGGATCAGGTAATTATCTGCGCCGGACAGGAGCCGAACCGGGCGCTGGCCGCGCCGCTGCAGGCACTGGGCAAGCGGGTGCATATTATCGGCGGCGCGGATGTGGCGCAGGAGCTGGATGCGCGTCGCGCCATCGCCCAGGGCACCGAGCTGGCGCTGACGCTATAG
- a CDS encoding carbonic anhydrase: METTILTTLKPLLAKNRSWALQKTQRNPRYFERYLHQQKPHSLWIGCSDSRVPAEVLTGADPGELFVHRNIANMVLTDDDNFMSVLQYALEYLEVKRIVLCGHYGCGGVQAAVALPESPLAQEDSPLSRRIAALRAALADGLNAFHAAGEADASRHNQLVEANVLAQFAHLAASEPVRRAWRNGTELDLFGCVYDLQSGHLKELIQQSAEETSS; this comes from the coding sequence ATGGAGACGACGATTTTGACGACCCTGAAACCACTGTTAGCGAAAAACCGTAGTTGGGCATTACAAAAAACGCAGCGTAATCCGCGCTATTTCGAGCGCTATTTACATCAGCAGAAGCCGCATTCGCTCTGGATCGGCTGCTCTGACAGCCGCGTGCCGGCGGAAGTGCTGACCGGGGCCGATCCGGGCGAGCTGTTCGTCCATCGCAACATCGCCAATATGGTGTTAACCGATGACGATAACTTTATGAGCGTTTTGCAGTATGCGCTGGAATATCTTGAGGTAAAGCGCATTGTACTGTGCGGCCATTACGGCTGCGGCGGCGTTCAGGCTGCCGTCGCGCTGCCGGAAAGCCCGCTGGCGCAGGAGGATTCACCGCTGTCGCGCCGTATTGCGGCGTTGCGCGCGGCGCTGGCCGATGGGCTGAACGCGTTTCATGCGGCGGGCGAAGCGGACGCATCGCGGCATAACCAGCTGGTGGAGGCGAACGTGCTGGCGCAGTTCGCCCATCTGGCCGCCAGCGAGCCGGTGCGGCGCGCCTGGCGCAACGGCACGGAGCTGGACCTGTTCGGCTGCGTCTACGATCTGCAGTCCGGACACCTGAAAGAGTTAATTCAGCAATCAGCAGAGGAAACATCGTCATGA
- the rlmG gene encoding 23S rRNA (guanine(1835)-N(2))-methyltransferase RlmG produces the protein MSQLELSQRTLTLHRFPRMQEENPLQAWDAADEYLLQQTLPAPEQGPLLVFNDSFGALACALDRPLYSISDSWISQQATRQNLRDNELDEDRVVLLDSLAPLPAAPGCVLIKIPRSLALLEHQLRQLREVVTPETVIIAGARAKDIHTSTLQLFERILGPTKTSLAWKKARLVYSSWAAPTLPPQPATLSWPLDNTPYQIHNHANVFSRNGLDIGARFFMQHLPDNINGEIVDLGCGNGLIGLLALEMNPEAEVHFFDESWMAVASSRMNVEINRPQDMARSHFQVGNALSGFPADRLHAVLCNPPFHQQSAVTDHIAWQMFRDARRCLQYGGELRIVGNRHLDYYRKMKKLFGNCTLIDANKKFVVLRSVKLR, from the coding sequence ATGAGCCAATTAGAACTGAGCCAACGCACCCTGACCTTACACCGCTTCCCGCGTATGCAGGAAGAAAACCCGCTGCAGGCGTGGGATGCGGCGGATGAATATCTGCTGCAGCAGACGCTGCCTGCGCCGGAGCAGGGGCCGCTGCTGGTGTTCAACGACAGCTTCGGCGCGCTCGCCTGCGCGCTGGATCGCCCGCTTTATAGCATTAGCGACTCATGGATTAGCCAGCAGGCGACGCGCCAGAATCTGCGCGACAATGAGCTGGACGAAGATCGCGTGGTGCTGCTCGATAGCCTGGCGCCGCTGCCCGCCGCGCCAGGCTGCGTGCTGATTAAAATTCCGCGCTCGCTGGCGCTGCTTGAGCATCAGCTGCGTCAACTGCGCGAGGTGGTCACGCCGGAGACGGTGATTATCGCCGGCGCGCGCGCGAAGGATATCCATACCTCCACGCTGCAGCTGTTCGAACGCATCCTCGGCCCGACAAAAACCTCGCTGGCGTGGAAAAAAGCGCGTCTGGTTTACAGCAGCTGGGCCGCGCCGACGCTGCCGCCTCAGCCGGCGACCCTGAGCTGGCCGCTCGACAATACGCCTTACCAGATCCATAACCACGCGAATGTTTTCTCCCGTAACGGGCTGGATATCGGCGCGCGCTTTTTTATGCAGCACCTGCCGGATAACATTAATGGCGAAATCGTCGATCTCGGCTGCGGCAACGGCCTGATCGGCCTGCTGGCGCTGGAGATGAACCCGGAGGCGGAAGTGCATTTCTTTGATGAGTCGTGGATGGCGGTCGCCTCCAGCCGGATGAACGTGGAGATTAACCGGCCGCAAGATATGGCGCGCAGCCATTTTCAGGTGGGCAACGCGCTGAGCGGCTTCCCGGCCGATCGCCTGCACGCGGTGCTGTGCAACCCGCCGTTCCACCAGCAGAGCGCGGTCACCGATCATATCGCCTGGCAGATGTTCCGCGATGCGCGCCGCTGCCTGCAGTATGGCGGCGAGCTGCGCATCGTCGGCAACCGCCACCTGGATTACTACCGCAAAATGAAAAAGCTATTCGGCAACTGCACGCTGATCGACGCCAATAAAAAATTCGTGGTGCTGCGATCCGTTAAGCTGCGCTGA
- a CDS encoding M48 family metallopeptidase produces the protein MSSLIYLQGYPDTLLRQVQTLIDQQRLGEVLEKRYPGMHGITSDKALYDYTLALKNRYLRNAAPLNKVIYDSKIRVMKHALGLHTAVSQIQGGKLKARAEIRVATLFRQAPEAFLRMIVVHELAHIKEKDHNKAFYQLCCHMEPAYHQLEFDTRLWLTHQALQGNAG, from the coding sequence ATGTCGTCGTTAATTTATCTTCAGGGCTATCCCGATACGCTGCTGCGTCAGGTGCAGACCCTTATCGATCAGCAGCGCCTCGGCGAAGTGCTGGAAAAACGCTATCCCGGAATGCACGGCATCACCAGTGATAAAGCGCTGTATGACTACACGCTGGCACTGAAAAACCGCTACTTACGCAACGCTGCGCCGCTGAACAAGGTGATCTATGACAGCAAAATCCGCGTGATGAAACATGCGCTCGGCCTGCATACCGCCGTGTCGCAGATTCAGGGCGGCAAGCTGAAGGCGAGAGCAGAAATCCGCGTCGCCACCCTGTTCCGCCAGGCGCCGGAAGCGTTTTTGCGCATGATCGTGGTGCATGAGCTGGCGCATATTAAAGAGAAAGATCACAACAAGGCGTTTTATCAGCTCTGCTGCCATATGGAGCCGGCCTATCACCAGCTGGAGTTCGATACCCGGCTGTGGCTGACGCACCAGGCGCTGCAGGGCAACGCCGGCTAA
- a CDS encoding ATP-binding protein, with product MLHFSTLAQPQELTLQVNADIVIPPKEEIRQLNHLHYPALLRIGIPGPPRPPVYHNREPDKFEGIAADYLGALKRMLGVELQIVAYATPAEAMQALREQQLDMLAFYNPHLYGADGVIATTPWLLDHPVIIQHDHALRGSNPEDRPVLAWADAPAFAQQLQQHFPGMRLAHFPGPEAALAAVAFGQADAMWGSAASIEFLRRYGYGSLISLTASRSIPDMNLAFGVAAAQPQLAQAVDIALQSIPLSGRQRIMARWGLDSTFVLKANPLMLNAENELWLQQHPTVPVALDHGAAPLLINNGHNPPEGIGAEFLRLIGERAGVQFIYVDRAGLDSPPLLYPAELAPDTPDPALIYSRPYIVTPWVMVQRHHDMPAASLSQLRDTLLALEKRSPMLEWLKRRDPGYKVRLVESAQQAFALLAQGEVDAIIQPKLVADYQINNGYAGRLRIVRTIGDRPARYVMATPRENSELMHIINKALAGISRVTQEKIVLRWQNAHHATGDGNGLYYHRLLIKIALVVGLIALLALLWNRHLQRTIRERTRVEQALKNQLTFSNTLFDESPVVMYVRDRDMRLLHCNKAYVDFLQQPRERLLGATLEALPADFEGAQTLQAIYAQTFRDGQPLVQDLTLRYQGRDYYTLHWALPYRDHADNIVGIIGGWLDITERYALLNALEKAKEEADRANAFKSRFLANTSHDIRTQLHAIIGLLELEIRRSSQPPGPNIAAAYESATALQSLIGNVLDLSKIESGVFQPEPACANLVTIIDQLFTLFRSKADARGLRFNKLIAVEDPCVLIDATMFNQIAANLLSNALKFTRVGEVEIALLQTRAASQSERGGYLLRVSDTGCGIRPHDLPKIFEPFVQAGDRQTQQAGTGLGLSICRHLARLLDGDISVESEPGVGSVFLFRFTAPLAQPPASPPAAAVSADHRARQILVVEDHAPNRLLLVQQLSWLGHQVTETERATQALELWEQQKTRFDLIITDCHIPGMDGFAFTRLLRQREAELGIGPVVIIGLTASAEKAIQQRCLEAGMNCCLFKPANIETLSSFIASSVPAGPAAPPEGGLLDHLSAVDPAACGKLIESAVESHRALAQQLQACHQHSELTALAHTLKGGRGC from the coding sequence TTGCTCCATTTTTCCACGCTGGCGCAGCCGCAGGAATTAACGCTTCAGGTGAATGCCGATATCGTTATTCCGCCAAAAGAAGAGATCCGGCAATTAAACCACCTCCATTATCCCGCCCTATTACGTATCGGCATTCCCGGCCCGCCGCGACCGCCGGTTTATCATAACAGGGAGCCTGATAAATTCGAGGGTATCGCTGCCGACTACCTCGGCGCGTTAAAAAGAATGCTGGGCGTAGAGCTGCAAATCGTCGCCTACGCCACGCCCGCCGAAGCGATGCAGGCGCTGCGCGAACAGCAGCTGGATATGCTGGCCTTCTATAATCCGCATCTGTACGGCGCCGACGGCGTTATCGCCACCACGCCCTGGCTGCTCGATCATCCGGTGATTATCCAGCACGACCACGCGCTACGTGGCAGCAACCCGGAGGATCGGCCGGTACTCGCCTGGGCCGACGCGCCCGCCTTTGCGCAGCAGTTGCAGCAGCACTTTCCCGGAATGCGGCTGGCGCATTTTCCGGGCCCGGAGGCGGCGCTCGCCGCCGTCGCGTTCGGCCAGGCTGACGCCATGTGGGGCAGCGCGGCCAGCATCGAATTTCTGCGCCGCTACGGCTACGGCAGCCTGATTAGCCTGACCGCCAGCCGCTCTATTCCCGATATGAATCTCGCCTTCGGCGTGGCCGCCGCACAGCCGCAGCTGGCGCAGGCCGTGGATATCGCACTGCAAAGTATTCCGCTCTCCGGCCGTCAGCGCATTATGGCGCGCTGGGGGCTTGATTCGACATTCGTACTGAAGGCGAATCCGCTGATGCTGAATGCCGAAAACGAGCTTTGGCTACAGCAACATCCCACCGTTCCCGTCGCGCTGGATCACGGCGCAGCGCCGCTGCTGATTAATAACGGCCATAACCCGCCGGAAGGGATCGGCGCTGAATTTCTGCGGCTGATCGGCGAGCGCGCCGGCGTGCAATTTATCTATGTCGATCGGGCCGGCCTCGATAGCCCGCCGCTGCTCTATCCTGCCGAACTGGCGCCCGACACGCCCGATCCGGCGCTGATCTATTCACGGCCATATATCGTCACGCCCTGGGTAATGGTGCAGCGCCATCACGATATGCCGGCGGCTTCGCTGTCGCAGCTGCGCGATACGCTGCTGGCGCTGGAAAAGCGCAGCCCAATGCTGGAGTGGCTGAAACGGCGCGATCCCGGCTATAAGGTGCGGCTGGTTGAGAGTGCGCAGCAGGCGTTCGCACTGCTGGCGCAGGGAGAGGTCGACGCGATTATTCAGCCCAAGCTGGTGGCCGATTATCAGATCAACAACGGCTACGCCGGCCGGCTGCGCATCGTTCGCACGATCGGCGATCGGCCTGCCCGCTATGTGATGGCGACGCCGCGCGAAAACAGCGAGCTGATGCATATCATCAATAAAGCGCTGGCCGGGATTTCCCGCGTGACCCAGGAGAAAATCGTGCTGCGCTGGCAGAACGCCCATCACGCCACAGGCGACGGCAACGGGCTCTACTATCACCGCCTGCTGATTAAAATCGCCCTGGTCGTAGGGCTGATCGCCCTGCTGGCACTGCTGTGGAACCGTCATCTGCAGCGTACTATCCGCGAGCGCACCCGCGTTGAACAGGCGTTGAAAAACCAGTTAACCTTTTCCAATACGCTGTTCGACGAATCACCGGTGGTGATGTACGTGCGCGATCGCGATATGCGGCTGCTGCACTGCAATAAAGCGTATGTCGATTTTCTGCAGCAGCCGCGCGAGCGCCTGCTCGGCGCCACGCTGGAAGCGCTGCCCGCGGATTTCGAGGGCGCGCAAACGCTGCAGGCGATCTATGCGCAAACCTTTCGCGACGGGCAGCCGCTGGTGCAGGATCTTACGCTGCGCTATCAGGGGCGCGATTACTATACGCTGCACTGGGCGCTGCCCTATCGCGATCACGCCGATAATATTGTCGGCATCATCGGCGGCTGGCTCGATATTACTGAGCGCTACGCGTTACTCAACGCGCTGGAGAAAGCCAAAGAGGAGGCGGACCGCGCTAACGCCTTCAAAAGCCGTTTCCTGGCCAACACCAGTCACGATATCCGCACCCAGCTGCATGCCATTATCGGCCTGCTGGAGCTGGAGATACGCCGCTCTTCGCAGCCGCCCGGCCCGAATATCGCCGCGGCCTATGAATCAGCCACCGCGCTGCAAAGCCTGATCGGCAACGTGCTGGATCTGTCGAAAATCGAATCCGGCGTGTTCCAGCCGGAGCCGGCCTGCGCCAACCTGGTCACGATTATCGACCAGCTGTTTACGCTGTTCCGCAGCAAAGCAGACGCGCGCGGCCTGCGCTTCAACAAGCTGATCGCCGTAGAAGATCCCTGCGTGCTGATCGACGCCACCATGTTCAACCAGATCGCCGCCAACCTGCTGAGTAACGCGCTGAAGTTTACCCGCGTCGGCGAAGTAGAGATCGCGCTGCTGCAGACTCGCGCCGCTTCCCAGAGCGAACGCGGCGGCTACCTGCTGCGCGTCAGCGATACCGGCTGCGGCATCCGCCCGCACGATCTGCCAAAAATCTTCGAGCCCTTCGTACAGGCGGGCGATCGTCAGACCCAACAGGCGGGCACCGGGCTGGGCCTGAGTATCTGTCGCCACCTGGCGCGTCTGCTGGATGGCGATATCAGCGTTGAAAGCGAGCCTGGCGTCGGCTCGGTATTTCTCTTCCGCTTTACCGCCCCACTCGCTCAGCCGCCGGCGAGCCCCCCCGCCGCCGCCGTATCCGCTGACCACCGCGCGCGGCAGATTCTGGTGGTCGAAGATCACGCCCCTAACCGCCTGCTGCTGGTGCAGCAGCTAAGCTGGCTGGGGCATCAGGTGACGGAAACCGAGCGGGCGACGCAGGCGCTTGAGCTGTGGGAACAGCAGAAGACCCGCTTCGATCTGATCATTACCGACTGTCATATTCCGGGCATGGACGGCTTCGCCTTTACGCGCCTGCTGCGTCAGCGCGAAGCGGAGCTGGGCATCGGGCCGGTGGTGATTATCGGCCTGACCGCCTCGGCGGAGAAGGCGATCCAGCAGCGCTGCCTGGAGGCGGGGATGAACTGCTGCCTGTTTAAGCCCGCCAATATTGAGACACTGAGCAGCTTTATCGCCAGCTCGGTGCCGGCTGGGCCCGCCGCGCCGCCAGAGGGGGGCTTGCTTGATCATCTGAGCGCGGTCGATCCCGCCGCCTGCGGCAAGCTGATCGAAAGCGCCGTCGAAAGCCACCGGGCGCTGGCGCAGCAGCTACAGGCGTGTCATCAGCACAGCGAACTCACCGCGCTGGCGCATACGCTGAAAGGGGGGCGCGGCTGCTGA
- a CDS encoding SulP family inorganic anion transporter, protein MNLKTLRQDLPAGLVVFLVALPLCLGIAQASGLPPFVGLLTGVIGGLVVTSFSPSRFAVSGPAAGLVTIVVASIETLGSFSAFLFALVLAGLIQLVLGMLRAGRFIALVPGSVIKGMLAAIGILLIMQQIPVALGASGDGDLRALFSGDFRFSTSSMLVAGAGLLILWLWTTPMVKKIKALSWIPGPLIAVLIGGLATLFGERLQPDFLASLPRIALPEFGSLSALAAELEGPDWQAWRNPSVYVVAITLALVASLETLLSQEALNKLRPQNPHPSPNKEMLAQGIGNTLAGLLGALPITAVIVRSSVNVSVGAQSKLSILLHGVLLLICGLWFSDLLNVIPLASLAAVLLYTGYKLATPRLFVEQIRMGAQQFVPFITTIIGIIAFGMLAGIGLGIATQILYSIYKSHRNAMHLTRYDDHYVLRLQQNLTFMHNPRLQNLLDEIPENSVLIVDHDNVDYLDPDVKAVLKDFGEKAPKRGIRLNQWPVAVK, encoded by the coding sequence ATGAATCTGAAGACGCTTCGGCAGGATCTGCCTGCCGGCCTTGTGGTGTTTCTGGTGGCGTTGCCGCTCTGTCTGGGCATCGCTCAGGCCAGCGGCCTGCCGCCGTTTGTCGGCCTGCTGACGGGCGTGATCGGTGGGCTGGTGGTCACCTCCTTTAGCCCCTCGCGCTTTGCCGTCAGCGGCCCGGCCGCCGGTCTGGTCACTATCGTAGTCGCCTCAATTGAGACGTTGGGATCGTTTTCCGCTTTTCTCTTCGCGCTGGTGCTGGCCGGTCTGATTCAGCTGGTGCTGGGGATGTTGCGCGCCGGACGCTTTATCGCGCTGGTGCCGGGCAGCGTGATCAAAGGTATGCTGGCGGCGATTGGCATCCTGTTGATTATGCAACAGATCCCGGTCGCTCTGGGCGCCAGCGGCGACGGCGATCTGCGTGCGCTATTTAGCGGCGATTTCCGCTTCTCCACCTCCTCAATGCTGGTGGCTGGCGCGGGGCTGCTGATCCTCTGGCTCTGGACCACGCCAATGGTGAAAAAGATAAAGGCGCTGAGCTGGATCCCCGGCCCGCTGATCGCCGTGCTGATCGGCGGCCTGGCGACACTCTTTGGCGAACGGCTGCAGCCCGATTTTCTCGCCAGCCTGCCGCGCATCGCGTTGCCGGAATTCGGCAGCCTTAGCGCACTGGCCGCCGAGCTGGAAGGGCCGGACTGGCAGGCGTGGCGTAACCCCTCCGTCTACGTGGTGGCGATAACCCTGGCGCTGGTGGCCAGCCTGGAAACGCTCCTGAGTCAGGAGGCGCTGAACAAGCTGCGGCCGCAGAATCCGCATCCCTCGCCGAATAAAGAGATGCTGGCGCAGGGTATCGGCAATACGCTGGCCGGCTTGCTTGGCGCGCTGCCGATCACCGCAGTGATCGTGCGCAGTTCGGTTAACGTCAGCGTCGGCGCGCAGAGCAAGCTGTCGATTCTGCTGCACGGCGTGCTGCTGCTGATCTGCGGGCTCTGGTTCAGCGATCTGCTGAATGTTATCCCGCTGGCGAGCCTGGCGGCGGTGCTGCTCTATACCGGCTATAAGCTGGCGACGCCGCGCCTGTTTGTCGAACAGATCCGCATGGGCGCCCAGCAGTTTGTGCCCTTTATCACGACCATCATCGGCATTATCGCGTTCGGCATGCTGGCCGGCATCGGGCTGGGTATCGCCACGCAGATCCTCTATAGCATCTACAAGAGCCACCGCAACGCCATGCATCTGACCCGCTATGACGATCACTATGTGCTGCGCCTGCAGCAGAACCTGACGTTTATGCACAATCCGCGCCTGCAAAACCTGCTGGATGAGATCCCGGAAAACAGCGTGCTGATTGTCGATCATGACAACGTGGATTATCTCGATCCGGATGTGAAGGCGGTGCTGAAGGATTTCGGCGAAAAGGCGCCGAAACGCGGCATCCGTCTTAACCA
- a CDS encoding polyphenol oxidase family protein → MSDLSPVRTSALLSSLGWLDHAFLPAGAAPPEEAAGGLQRHTATVVTAEEAFPRKQREADGVIATGTRPVAVYTADCLPVLIADARQRNVAAVHAGLKGALAGILPQAVGKLLEAGATPDSLFVAIGPAIAPCCYELGEEMLNTILANPLATAPRWFSVQPMNERAVRPQARAVNQGVWFDLPALGKQMLLDKGIPAAQIDVLPVCTYCCAEAQSSYRRNTHYADGYALRHAWIQRKA, encoded by the coding sequence ATGTCCGATCTCTCTCCCGTTCGCACTTCCGCGCTGCTCTCTTCGCTCGGCTGGCTCGATCACGCGTTTTTACCGGCAGGCGCCGCGCCGCCGGAAGAGGCCGCTGGCGGCCTTCAACGCCATACCGCGACAGTGGTGACGGCGGAAGAGGCGTTTCCGCGTAAACAGCGCGAGGCGGATGGGGTGATCGCCACCGGTACGCGTCCGGTGGCGGTCTATACCGCAGACTGCCTGCCGGTGCTGATCGCCGATGCGCGCCAGCGAAACGTGGCAGCGGTGCATGCGGGGCTGAAGGGGGCTCTGGCGGGCATACTGCCGCAGGCGGTAGGGAAACTGCTGGAGGCTGGCGCGACGCCCGACAGCCTGTTTGTGGCGATTGGCCCGGCGATTGCGCCCTGCTGCTACGAGTTGGGCGAGGAGATGCTGAACACCATTCTGGCGAATCCGCTGGCGACAGCGCCACGCTGGTTCAGCGTGCAGCCGATGAATGAACGGGCGGTTCGGCCGCAGGCGCGCGCCGTCAATCAGGGCGTCTGGTTCGATTTACCGGCGCTGGGCAAACAGATGCTGCTGGATAAAGGCATTCCGGCGGCGCAAATCGATGTTCTGCCGGTCTGTACCTACTGCTGCGCGGAAGCGCAATCCAGCTATCGCCGTAATACCCATTACGCTGACGGCTATGCGCTGCGCCACGCCTGGATCCAGCGCAAAGCGTAG